The following are from one region of the Amia ocellicauda isolate fAmiCal2 chromosome 1, fAmiCal2.hap1, whole genome shotgun sequence genome:
- the fam131bb gene encoding protein FAM131B, producing MGCFGSRTLTTEAVPVGRKDGEQLSMEDTTSILPRLKRNSNTYGIGALAKSSLSGVSGVSRTMKDHVTKPTAMAQGKVAHMIEWQSWGKPSAGPGGGVGRTNLHRERERRLENDAYSDLSDGEKEARFAAGVMQQFAISEATLLAWSSIDGESLSAGSNQGSVAHLSEVNQESVTSRDQILHHSSADVWPHTYVSQGLYCLSSSDAWEPMSNEQSGVASPAAGSYVVGGGAGPGSAGGGGAYDENSAYFLQHQQPGPQLVQQQQHLQQLQHIQHLQQQQILQYQQQQLDRLSQTQSLQATPNSTIHSQQAPHAHTPLVDLWGVAPAEAYQAEVGGYVGMSVGEGGVAIGEEPSVENEPLLEKDTSQEEEEDTLCRETETVTPSREEAVAVAGGNSPGTAPGESVTDRKSSDVTSCAIQSLQEEEETGEGSAVVTATN from the exons CCACGGAGGCAGTTCCAGTTGGACGGAAGGATGGAGAGCAG ctctctATGGAGGACACTACCTCCATCCTGCCCCGATTAAAACGCAACTCCAACACTTACGGCATCGGCGCTCTGGCCAAATCCTCGCTGTCAggtgtgtcag GTGTGTCTCGCACCATGAAGGATCATGTGACCAAGCCCACAGCCATGGCCCAGGGCAAGGTGGCCCACATGATTGAGTGGCAGAGCTGGGGCAAGCCATCGGCAGGGCCCGGGGGGGGGGTGGGCCGCACCAATCTGCACCGCGAGAGGGAGCGGCGGCTGGAGAACGACGCGTACTCTGACCTCAGCGATGGGGAGAAGGAAGCGCGGTTTGCTGCAG gagtgATGCAGCAGTTTGCGATCTCCGAGGCCACGCTGCTGGCCTGGTCCTCCATCGACGGCGAGAGCCTGAGTGCCGGCTCCAACCAGGGCAGCGTGGCACACCTGAGCGAGGTCAACCAGGAGAGCGTCACCAGTCGCG ACCAGATCCTGCACCACTCCTCGGCTGACGTGTGGCCGCACACCTACGTCTCGCAGGGCCTCTACTGCCTCAGCTCCTCCGACGCCTGGGAGCCCATGAGCAACGAGCAGTCTGGCGTGGCCTCCCCCGCCGCAGGCTCCTACGTGGTGGGGGGCGGCGCCGGGCCGGGCagcgcggggggggggggggcctaCGACGAGAACTCCGCCTACTTCCTGCAGCACCAGCAGCCGGGTCCACAGCttgtgcagcagcagcaacacctGCAGCAGCTTCAGCACATCCAGcatctgcagcagcagcagatcctgcagtaccagcagcagcag TTGGACAGGCTGAGTCAGACACAGTCCCTCCAGGCCACACCCAACAGCACCATCCACAGCCAGCAGGCCCCGCACGCACACACGCCATTGGTGGACCTGTGGGGAGTGGCACCAGCGGAGGCCTATCAGGCAGAGGTGGGCGGCTACGTGGGCATGTCTGTCGGGGAAGGGGGCGTGGCCATCGGGGAGGAGCCGTCGGTGGAGAACGAGCCTCTGTTGGAGAAGGACACGTCACAG gaagaggaagaggacacATTGTGTCGGGAGACAGAAACAGTGACTCCGTCTCGGGAGGAAGCTGTCGCTGTCGCTGGGGGTAACAGCCCCGGAACAGCGCCCGGGGAGTCAGTCACTGACAGGAAGTCCTCTGATGTCACTTCCTGTGCCATCCAGTCCCtgcaggaggaggaagagacaGGGGAGGGCTCTGCTGTTGTCACGGCGACCAACTAA